Proteins found in one Acinetobacter sp. XH1741 genomic segment:
- a CDS encoding LysR family transcriptional regulator ArgP produces the protein MLDSRQCEAFLAVAEVGSFDAAGEHLCITPSAVSLRVQALEKYLGQILIIRGRPSVLTQAGQILLQHLRHTRLMEQNLLQGLMGKSSESEFYKIALASNADSLATWLLPSIQQTLFKEKIVLELKIDDQSHTHTLLETGQVNACISAEEQVMAGCLAQPLGKMRYKMLASAEFVNHWFSGGINRETLRKTPAVIFNHKDLMHSEVLLKGYGLPMQSYPYSFIPATDAFVKAIQLGLGYGMVPELQVQPLLENGTLIEIMPEAQLDVPLYWHHWKRQSKQLDALTETIVQAAKHVLR, from the coding sequence ATGTTAGATAGTAGGCAATGTGAAGCTTTTCTGGCTGTTGCAGAGGTTGGAAGCTTCGATGCAGCAGGAGAGCATTTATGTATAACGCCCTCTGCTGTATCATTACGTGTACAGGCATTAGAAAAATATTTAGGGCAGATTTTAATTATACGTGGTCGCCCAAGCGTGCTGACGCAAGCAGGGCAAATCTTACTGCAACATTTGCGTCATACAAGATTAATGGAGCAAAATTTATTACAAGGCTTAATGGGTAAATCATCTGAGTCAGAATTTTATAAAATTGCTTTGGCCTCAAATGCCGATTCATTAGCCACTTGGCTTTTACCCAGCATTCAGCAAACCTTGTTTAAAGAAAAAATAGTATTAGAGCTAAAAATTGATGATCAATCTCATACGCATACTTTGCTAGAAACAGGGCAAGTCAATGCATGTATATCGGCAGAAGAGCAAGTGATGGCAGGTTGTTTAGCCCAGCCTCTGGGTAAAATGCGCTATAAAATGCTGGCATCGGCCGAGTTTGTGAACCACTGGTTTAGTGGGGGAATTAACCGAGAAACTCTAAGAAAAACTCCAGCAGTGATCTTTAATCATAAAGATTTAATGCATTCGGAAGTCTTATTGAAGGGCTATGGTTTACCGATGCAAAGTTATCCTTACAGTTTTATTCCGGCAACAGATGCTTTCGTTAAAGCAATTCAATTAGGTTTAGGTTACGGTATGGTGCCAGAGCTTCAAGTTCAGCCATTACTCGAAAATGGAACACTCATTGAGATTATGCCCGAGGCTCAACTTGATGTCCCTTTGTATTGGCACCATTGGAAAAGACAGTCGAAACAACTTGATGCACTGACCGAGACTATTGTCCAAGCAGCAAAACATGTACTGAGATAA